From Hippoglossus stenolepis isolate QCI-W04-F060 chromosome 4, HSTE1.2, whole genome shotgun sequence, a single genomic window includes:
- the LOC118106637 gene encoding THAP domain-containing protein 5, producing MPKYCSVPRCKTESCSGTRSFYRFPLQEPARLQQWLRNMGRENWTPSRHQYICHQHFAASCFRVRWGIRYLESDAVPTVFQEVEKRKAAEQSEKRTKRVRLHGDDERTAAVDAAEVENSLRTVHLYEITVDPSQCGGTGLVESSDGVKSLHADLSTLTSVDGFQTGTSFPLTLFQTVDDMRENTEVVVMSDGSAAEGQDELVNGIAAAILTRGHDSTLGRTGEAVASLRAEDVTCFTEETISFQGGREVIAYLEKIPSVLPSASSTRLVFTPNTVLSSALSSKPISSTVPIVSKHAPPPPAALVLTVERLDTDEGDDGKSDEDGTEQPDHQLEEHCYHRNSLSKEQLEAIVSELQKKVKVLQQRHRRHLEKLLGLENTVIQLRQSNLLNEERLQLLERAYEQTSAAVMDAGETVAIIFEEDTAALLYTPLDDAEEEL from the exons ATGCCGAAGTACTGTTCGGTCCCGAGGTGCAAGACCGAGTCCTGCAGCGGAACCAGGAGCTTCTACAG GTTCCCTCTGCAGGAGCCGGCGCGGCTGCAGCAGTGGCTGAGGAACATGGGACGGGAGAACTGGACTCCCTCTCGACACCAGTACATCTGCCACCAGCACTTTGCGGCGTCGTGCTTCAGGGTGCGCTGGGGGATCCGTTACCTGGAGAGCGACGCCGTGCCCACGGTGTTCCAGGAGGTCGAg aaaagaaaagctgctgAGCAAAGTGAGAAGAGGACAAAGCGTGTTCGCCTGCACGGTGATGACGAGAGGACGGCGGCTGTGGACGCTGCGGAGGTGGAGAACTCGCTGCGCACGGTGCACCTGTATGAGATCACGGTCGACCCGTCGCAGTGCGGTGGAACCGGCCTGGTGGAGTCGAGCGATGGTGTCAAGTCTCTCCACGCAGACCTGAGCACGCTGACATCAGTGGATGGATTCCAAACAGGGACGAGTTTCCCTCTAACGTTATTCCAGACCGTTGACGACATGAGGGAGAACACGGAGGTGGTGGTGATGTCTGACGGCTCCGCTGCTGAAGGCCAAGATGAGCTTGTGAATGGAATCGCAGCCGCCATTTTAACTCGGGGCCACGACTCCACCCTGGGTCGTACAGGCGAGGCTGTGGCGTCCCTCAGGGCTGAAGACGTGACGTGTTTCACAGAGGAGACCATCAGCTTCCAAGGAGGCCGTGAAGTCATCGCCTACTTAGAGAAGATACCGAGCGTCCTCCCCAGTGCGTCCTCCACCCGGCTCGTCTTCACCCCGAACACGGTGCTGTCGTCCGCTCTGAGCTCCAAGCCCATCTCATCCACTGTGCCCATAGTGTCCAAACACGCGCCACCTCCCCCCGCGGCGCTCGTCCTCACGGTGGAAAGACTGGACACGGACGAGGGGGATGATGGGAAGTCAGACGAGGACGGCACAGAGCAGCCGGATCACCAGCTGGAGGAGCACTG CTACCACAGGAACAGTCTGAGCAAAGAGCAGCTGGAGGCGATcgtctctgagctgcagaagaAGGTGAAGGTGCTGCAGCAGCGTCACCGCCGTCACCTGGAGAAGCTCCTGGGTCTGGAGAACACGGTGATCCAGCTGAGACAAAGCAACCTGCTGAACGAGGAGCGGCTGCAGCTGCTCGAGCGG GCGTACGAGCAGACCAGTGCAGCGGTGATGGACGCTGGAGAGACTGTGGCCATCATCTTTGAGGAGGACACGGCCGCGCTCCTGTACACGCCACTGGACGACGCCGAGGAGGAGCTGTGA
- the LOC118105674 gene encoding claudin-3, which translates to MSVGLELIGISLGILGWIIAIAACALPMWRVTAFIGSNIVTAQIIWEGLWMTCVVQSTGQMQCKVYDSMLALSQDLQSARALTVISILLAIVAVLIAIAGAKCTNCIEDEASKAKVMIISGAFFIVSGVMQLVPVSWSANTIIRDFYNPLVTDAQRRELGAALYIGWAAAALMILGGGLLCCSCPPRETRYNPSRMAYSAPRSAGGPGLERKDYV; encoded by the coding sequence ATGTCTGTAGGGCTGGAGTTGATTGGCATCTCTCTGGGCATTCTGGGATGGATTATTGCCATTGCGGCGTGCGCCCTCCCCATGTGGAGGGTGACGGCCTTCATCGGCAGCAACATCGTGACGGCGCAGATCATCTGGGAGGGCCTGTGGATGACCTGCGTGGTCCAGAGCACGGGGCAGATGCAGTGTAAGGTCTACGACTCCATGCTCGCCCTCTCCCAAGACCTGCAGTCCGCCCGCGCCCTCACCGTCATCTCCATCCTGTTGGCCATCGTCGCCGTGCTCATCGCCATCGCCGGGGCCAAGTGCACCAATTGCATTGAAGACGAGGCGTCCAAGGCCAAGGTGATGATCATCTCCGGTGCCTTCTTCATCGTCTCCGGGGTCATGCAGCTCGTTCCCGTGTCCTGGTCGGCCAACACCATCATCAGAGACTTCTACAACCCGTTGGTCACCGACGCTCAGCGGCGGGAGCTGGGGGCCGCGCTCTACATCGGCTGGGCGGCGGCTGCCCTCATGATTCTCGGCGGcggcctcctctgctgctcctgtccTCCACGTGAGACCAGGTACAACCCGTCGAGGATGGCGTACTCTGCCCCGCGGTCCGCTGGAGGCCCCGGGCTAGAGAGGAAAGACTACGTATGA
- the LOC118105936 gene encoding claudin-3, translated as MVSQGIQMIGIAMAVIGWFMVVVVCALPMWKVTAFVGANIITAQTIWQGMWMNCVVQSTGQMQCKMYDSMLALPQDLQAARAMTIISILTGVFGVVVAIAGGKCTNCMEDERSKAKACILAGVLFIVSGLLCLIPVSWSANTIVRNFYNPMMIEAQRYDLFTMGRIGKEVAGQIISFIGLVGVSVSCGVPMWRVTSYIGANIVTGQVVWDGLWMNCVMQSTGQMQCKLNESVMRLSPDLQAARALVIISLLCGFIGFIVSFIGASCTGCLKKEASQANVVIISGCLIIMAAVLILIPVCWSATITITDFQNPLTLQTQKREIGASIYIGWASAAVLLIGGIILTTSCPPQKPMYGYPGYPPAPGYPYSGPGPNPSMYAPVYAPASSRPYTGTGSYAPTKPYAAPPTYAPRQYL; from the exons ATGGTTTCCCAGGGGATTCAGATGATCGGCATAGCGATGGCCGTGATCGGCTGGTTCATGGTCGTGGTGGTGTGCGCCCTGCCCATGTGGAAGGTCACCGCTTTCGTCGGCGCCAACATCATCACGGCTCAGACCATCTGGCAGGGCATGTGGATGAACTGCGTGGTGCAGAGCACGGGCCAGATGCAGTGCAAGATGTACGACTCCATGCTGGCTCTGCCCCAGGACCTGCAGGCCGCCCGCGCCATGACCATCATCTCCATCCTGACGGGGGTCTTCGGAGTGGTCGTGGCCATCGCTGGTGGGAAGTGCACCAACTGCATGGAGGACGAGCGGTCCAAGGCGAAGGCCTGCATCCTGGCTGGAGTTCTGTTCATCGTCTCGGGGTTGCTCTGCCTCATTCCCGTGTCCTGGTCGGCCAACACCATCGTCAGAAACTTCTACAACCCGATGATGATCGAGGCCCAGAGGTACGA CCTCTTCACCATGGGGAGGATTGGCAAGGAAGTGGCAGGTCAGATCATTAGCTTCATTGGCCTGGTCGGGGTGTCGGTGAGCTGTGGCGTCCCCATGTGGAGGGTGACCTCTTACATCGGAGCCAACATCGTGACGGGCCAGGTCGTGTGGGACGGCCTGTGGATGAACTGCGTGATGCAGAGCACGGGACAGATGCAGTGCAAGCTGAACGAGTCTGTGATGAGGCTGTCCCCGGATCTGCAAGCCGCCCGAGCTCTGGtcatcatctccctcctctgcgGCTTCATCGGCTTCATAGTCAGCTTCATCGGAGCCAGTTGCACCGGCTGCCTGAAGAAAGAGGCCTCCCAGGCCAACGTGGTGATCATAAGCGGCTGCCTCATCATCATGGCCGCCGTCCTGATCCTCATCCCCGTCTGCTGGTCtgccaccatcaccatcacagACTTTCAGAACCCCTTGACCCTCCAGACGCAGAAGAGGGAAATCGGAGCGTCCATCTACATCGGCTGGGCCTCGGCGGCCGTCCTCCTGATCGGCGGGATCATCCTGACCACCTCGTGTCCTCCTCAGAAGCCCATGTATGGATACCCAGGATACCCACCAGCACCAGGGTACCCGTACTCAGGCCCAGGGCCGAACCCATCCATGTACGCCCCTGTGTACGCGCCCGCATCCAGCCGACCATACACAGGAACGGGGTCGTATGCACCCACCAAGCCGTACGCTGCACCCCCCACATACGCTCCTAGACAGTACCTCTAG
- the LOC118106206 gene encoding claudin-3, whose product MYSAGVEILGMILAVAGWLGVMVACGLPMWRVAAYIGQNIVISQVIWEGLWMNCSVQSTGQMHCRVHDSMLGLPEDLQAARALVIVSMVLCIVGIGLAVAGAKCTNCSRDVSSKPKLVVAAGGTFVVAGLLLLVAVSWTAHAIVLGFYDPLLEETGKREFDMPSLGLEILGVALGVLGWVLAIMSCALPMWRVTAFIGVNIVTAQVTWEGIWMNCVVQSTGQMQCKIHDSMLALSGDLQAARALTIISILLGVLGVMVAIMGAKCTNCVDDETAKARVMIAAGVAFILASLTQLIPVSWSANTIIMEFYNPIIPEAQKREIGAALYLGWAAAAFLLIGGGVLCSSCPTQPEKRYGPPSKMIYSQTRSIAPSDYNRRDYV is encoded by the exons ATGTACTCCGCAGGCGTGGAGATCCTCGGCATGATCCTGGCTGTGGCCGGTTGGCTGGGGGTGATGGTGGCCTGCGGCCTGCCCATGTGGCGGGTGGCCGCCTACATCGGTCAGAACATCGTCATCTCCCAGGTGATCTGGGAGGGCTTGTGGATGAACTGCTCGGTGCAGAGCACGGGTCAGATGCACTGCAGGGTGCACGACTCCATGCTGGGGCTACCGGAAGACCTGCAGGCGGCTCGCGCCCTGGTCATCGTCTCCATGGTGCTGTGCATTGTGGGCATCGGCCTGGCGGTGGCCGGGGCCAAGTGCACCAACTGCAGCCGGGACGTGAGCAGCAAGCCGAAGCTGGTGGTGGCAGCTGGAGGAACCTTCGTGGTGGCcggactgctgctgctggtggccGTGTCCTGGACGGCCCACGCCATCGTCCTGGGCTTCTACGACCCGCTGCTGGAGGAGACGGGGAAGAGGGAGTTTG ACATGCCTTCACTGGGACTGGAGATCCTCGGAGTGGCCCTTGGCGTCCTGGGATGGGTCTTGGCCATCATGTCCTGCGCCCTGCCCATGTGGCGAGTGACCGCCTTCATCGGGGTGAACATAGTCACCGCTCAGGTCACCTGGGAGGGCATCTGGATGAACTGCGTGGTCCAGAGCACCGGGCAGATGCAGTGTAAAATCCACGACTCCATGTTGGCTCTGAGCGGCGACCTGCAGGCGGCCCGGGCCCTCAccatcatctccatcttgttgggCGTCCTGGGGGTCATGGTGGCCATCATGGGGGCGAAGTGCACCAACTGCGTGGACGACGAGACGGCCAAAGCCCGGGTGATGATAGCTGCTGGCGTGGCCTTCATCTTGGCCTCTCTGACCCAGCTCATCCCCGTGTCCTGGTCCGCCAACACCATCATCATGGAGTTCTACAACCCCATCATCCCCGAGGCGCAGAAGAGGGAGATCGGCGCAGCTCTGTACCTGGGCTGGGCCGCGGCCGCATTCCTGCTCATCGGCGGCGGCGTCCTCTGCTCCAGTTGCCCCACGCAACCGGAGAAAAGGTACGGGCCGCCGTCCAAGATGATTTACTCGCAAACCCGGTCGATCGCCCCAAGTGACTACAACAGGAGAGACTATGTCTGA
- the LOC118105937 gene encoding claudin-4: protein MVSMGRQMLGFVLAIIGFLGTIIVCALPMWKVTAFIGANIVTAQVIWEGLWMNCVTQSTGQMQCKIYDSLLALPPDLQAARSLVVIAIIVSALGVIMGIAGGKCTNFIEDPTSKAKVAIAAGIIFICAGVLVLIPVCWSANTIIRDFYNPLMTNAQRRELGTMTSMGMQMAGCALGLLGWIGVIIVCGAPMWRVSAFIGSNIVTSQIIWEGIWMSCVVQSTGQMQCKIYDSMLALSADLQAARALMVVSIVTGIIGLLVAFAGGKCTNFIPGQRAKARASVAAGVMLIISGFLCLIPVSWTASMIIRNFYSPLLVDAQKRELGASLYIGWGAGALLLLGGGLLCATCPPKEDKSPSVKYLLNKSGGHSKVDSIASFTPSRTYI, encoded by the exons ATGGTGTCTATGGGACGACAGATGCTGGGCTTTGTCCTGGCCATCATCGGCTTCCTGGGGACCATCATCGTGTGCGCCCTGCCCATGTGGAAGGTCACGGCCTTCATTGGAGCCAACATCGTGACGGCGCAGGTCATCTGGGAAGGCTTATGGATGAACTGTGTCACGCAGAGCACCGGTCAGATGCAGTGCAAGATCTACGATTCTCTCCTGGCTCTGCCTCCGGACCTCCAGGCTGCCAGATCTCTCGTGGTCATCGCCATCATCGTCTCCGCCTTAGGGGTCATCATGGGCATCGCTGGGGGCAAGTGCACCAACTTCATTGAGGACCCAACCTCCAAAGCCAAGGTGGCCATCGCTGCCGGGATTATCTTCATCTGCGCCGGCGTTCTCGTCCTCATCCCAGTCTGCTGGTCGGCCAACACCATCATCAGGGATTTCTACAACCCCCTCATGACCAACGCGCAGAGGAGAGAGCTGGGG ACGATGACTTCCATGGGGATGCAGATGGCGGGCTGCGCTCTGGGCCTCTTGGGCTGGATCGGGGTGATCATCGTCTGCGGCGCGCCCATGTGGCGGGTCTCTGCTTTCATCGGCAGCAACATAGTGACTTCGCAGATCATATGGGAGGGCATCTGGATGAGCTGCGTGGTCCAGAGTACAGGCCAGATGCAGTGCAAGATCTACGACTCCATGTTGGCTCTGAGCGCAGACCTCCAGGCGGCCCGTGCCCTGATGGTGGTCTCCATCGTCACTGGCATCATTGGGCTCCTCGTCGCCTTCGCCGGTGGAAAGTGCACCAACTTCATTCCGGGGCAGAGGGCCAAGGCGAGGGCGTCGGTGGCCGCCGGCGTGATGCTGATCATCAGTGGATTCCTGTGCCTCATCCCCGTCTCCTGGACCGCCAGCATGATCATCAGGAACTTCTACAGCCCCTTGCTGGTGGACGCCCAGAAACGAGAGCTCGGGGCCTCTCTTTACATCGGCTGGGGCGCCGGGGCTCTGCTGCTGTTGGGAGGGGGCCTGCTGTGTGCCACCTGCCCCCccaaggaagacaagtccccgTCTGTGAAGTACCTCCTGAACAAGTCCGGAGGACACAGCAAAGTGGATTCAATTGCATCTTTCACACCATCAAGGACCTATATCTGA
- the ppp5c gene encoding serine/threonine-protein phosphatase 5, producing the protein MAHGSEYGSEKKMAEGGNDAELLKEKANKYFKDKDYENAIKYYSEALEVNPSNAVYYSNRSLAYLRTECYGYALADATKALEIDKNYIKGYYRRATSNMALGKFKAALKDYETVVRVRPNDKDAKMKYQECNKIVKQKAFERAIASDEIRKSVVDSLDIENMTIEDDYSGPKLEDGKVTSQFMNEMMDWFKDQKKLHRKCAYQILVQVKDLLSKLPSLIEISLKETEKITICGDTHGQYYDLLNIFKLNGLPSETNPYLFNGDFVDRGSFSVEVILTLFGFKLLYPDNFFLLRGNHETDNMNQMYGFEGEVKAKYTAQMFQLFSEVFQWLPLAQCINSKILIMHGGLFSEDGVTLEDLRKIERNRQPPDSGPMCDLLWSDPQPGSGRSVSKRGVSCQFGPDVTERFLEQNKLDFIVRSHEVKAEGYEVTHSGKCITVFSAPNYCDQMGNKGAYIHLRGSDLKPEFHQFTAVPHPNVKPMAYANSLMQMGMM; encoded by the exons ATGGCGCACGGATCGGAGTACGGCAGCGAGAAGAAGATGGCGGAGGGTGGTAATGATGCAGAGCTACTCAAGGAGAAGGCGAATAAGTACTTTAAAG ATAAAGACTATGAAAATGCTATCAAGTACTACTCGGAGGCCTTGGAGGTCAATCCATCCAACGCCGTCTACTACAGCAACCGCAGCCTGGCATACCTGCGCACAGAGTGCTATGGCTATGCCCTGGCAGATGCCACCAAGGCCCTGGAGATAGACAAGAACTACATCAAGGGGTATTACCGCCGCGCCACCTCCAACATGGCACTGGGCAAGTTCAAGGCAGCACTTAAGGACTACGAGACG GTAGTAAGGGTTCGACCAAATGACAAGGATGCGAAGATGAAGTATCAGGAATGTAATAAGATTGTGAAACAAAAGGCTTTTGAAAGAGCCATCGCCAGCGATGAGATAAGAAAATCTGTTGTTGACTCTCTGGACATTGAAAACATGA CGATTGAGGACGACTACTCTGGCCCCAAACTGGAAGATGGTAAGGTCACATCTCAGTTCATGAATGAGATGATGGACTGGTTCAAAGACCAGAAGAAACTGCACAGAAAGTGTGCTTATCAG ATTTTGGTGCAAGTTAAAGATCTTCTATCGAAGCTACCAAGTCTCATTGAGATCTCATTAAAAGAG acagaaaaaataacTATTTGTGGTGACACCCACGGGCAATACTACGATCTCCTCAACATCTTCAAGTTGAACGGCTTACCCTCAGAGACCAACCCTTAC CTGTTCAACGGGGACTTCGTGGATCGTGGCTCTTTCTCCGTCGAGGTCATTCTCACCCTCTTTGGCTTCAAGTTGCTTTACCCCGACAACTTCTTCTTGCTCAGGG GTAACCATGAGACCGACAACATGAACCAGATGTATGGATTCGAAGGGGAGGTCAAGGCCAAGTACACAGCCCAGATGTTCCAGCTGTTCAGCGAGGTCTTCCAGTGGCTGCCTCTGGCTCAATGCATCAACAGCAAAATACTG ATTATGCACGGGGGGCTGTTCAGTGAAGATGGCGTCACATTGGAGGACCTCAGGAAGATTGAGAGGAACAGACAGCCTCCTGACTCAG GTCCCATGTGTGACCTCCTCTGGTCCGATCCACAGCCTGGG agTGGCCGGTCGGTCAGCAAGCGAGGCGTGAGCTGTCAGTTCGGGCCTGATGTGACGGAGCGTTTCCTGGAACAGAACAAGCTCGACTTCATCGTGCGTAGTCATGAGGTCAAAGCTGAGGGCTACGAGGTCACTCACTCAGGGAAGTGCATCACCGTGTTCTCAGCGCCCAACTACTG TGATCAGATGGGGAACAAAGGAGCGTATATCCATCTCAGGGGATCAGACCTCAAGCCAGAATTTCACCAGTTCACTGCTGTG CCTCATCCGAATGTTAAGCCCATGGCGTACGCCAACTCGCTAATGCAGATGGGGATGATGTAG
- the LOC118105942 gene encoding claudin-4, with protein sequence MVAAGLQILGIALCIIGWVGVIVTCALPQWKVTAFIGQNIVTAQTTWEGIWMTCVVQSTGQMQCKVYDSMLNLSRDLQAARALIIVAILLGVFGILLSIAGGKCTNCVEDETTKAKVCVASGVIFILTGVLCLIPVSWTANTVIQDFYNPLMMGSQKRELGAALFIGWGAAGLLIIGGAFLCANCPPKDNFSAKYNAPRSSAPRDYV encoded by the coding sequence ATGGTTGCAGCCGGATTGCAGATCCTGGGCATTGCCCTGTGCATTATTGGCTGGGTCGGGGTCATCGTCACCTGTGCTCTGCCCCAGTGGAAAGTGACGGCCTTCATCGGTCAGAACATCGTCACGGCTCAAACCACTTGGGAGGGGATCTGGATGACCTGCGTGGTGCAGAGCACGGGCCAGATGCAGTGCAAGGTGTACGACTCCATGCTGAACCTCTCCAGGGACCTCCAGGCCGCTCGCGCCCTCATCATCGTCGCTATCTTGTTGGGCGTCTTCGGCATCCTCCTGTCCATCGCTGGGGGCAAATGCACCAACTGCGTGGAGGACGAAACCACCAAGGCCAAAGTTTGCGTTGCGTCAGGTGTGATCTTCATCCTTACTGGCGTTTTGTGCCTCATCCCCGTGTCCTGGACAGCAAACACCGTCATACAGGACTTCTACAACCCACTGATGATGGGCTCCCAGAAGAGGGAGCTGGGAGCGGCACTCTTCATCGGCTGGGGGGCCGCGGGCCTCCTCATCATCGGGGGCGCATTCCTCTGTGCCAACTGCCCTCCCAAGGATAACTTCTCCGCCAAGTACAATGCCCCGCGTTCATCCGCACCCAGGGACTAcgtgtga